Proteins encoded by one window of Dendropsophus ebraccatus isolate aDenEbr1 chromosome 4, aDenEbr1.pat, whole genome shotgun sequence:
- the H1-0 gene encoding histone H1.0 has product MSDNAASTPASKPKRSRAAKKATDHPKYSDMILAAVQAEKNRSGSSRQSIQKYIKNHYKVGENADSQIKLSIKRLVTVGILKQTKGVGASGSFRLAKGDEPKKPAKKPKKEVKKVATPKKPAAKPKKAAKSPAKAKKAKAPEKKAKKVTKKKPAPSPKKVKKTKTVKAKPVKASKVKKAKPAKPKAKSSPKKSTRKK; this is encoded by the coding sequence ATGTCAGACAATGCAGCTTCCACCCCGGCCAGCAAGCCCAAGAGATCCCGGGCGGCCAAGAAGGCAACTGATCACCCAAAATACTCGGACATGATCCTGGCCGCCGTCCAGGCAGAGAAGAACCGGTCGGGCTCTTCTCGCCAGTCTATCCAGAAGTATATCAAGAACCACTACAAAGTGGGTGAGAACGCCGACTCCCAGATCAAGCTGTCCATCAAGAGGCTGGTGACTGTGGGCATCCTCAAGCAAACCAAGGGAGTGGGCGCCTCTGGCTCCTTCAGGTTGGCCAAGGGTGATGAGCCTAAGAAACCAGCTAAGAAGCCCAAAAAGGAAGTAAAAAAAGTGGCTACTCCTAAGAAACCGGCGGCCAAACCCAAGAAAGCTGCCAAGTCTCCAGCCAAAGCCAAGAAGGCCAAAGCACCTGAGAAGAAGGCAAAGAAGGTGACCAAGAAGAAACCTGCTCCCTCGCCCAAGAAAGTCAAGAAGACAAAGACTGTCAAAGCCAAGCCTGTCAAGGCGTCCAAGGTGAAGAAAGCCAAGCCAGCCAAACCCAAGGCTAAGTCCAGCCCAAAGAAGTCAACACGAAAGAAGTAA